A single Phoenix dactylifera cultivar Barhee BC4 unplaced genomic scaffold, palm_55x_up_171113_PBpolish2nd_filt_p 001562F, whole genome shotgun sequence DNA region contains:
- the LOC103722221 gene encoding pentatricopeptide repeat-containing protein At1g43980, mitochondrial codes for MPLRDTVSWNSIISGCISNGLFDEASELLYEMQELGARFSEYTLSLAASCVSDARHAKQVHGFLIRSGSNSSNTVVGNALIDMYGRVGVVGYACGVFRAMEDLDVISWNSMISVYGNSGHGEKALECFRSMRAHGFPIDEFTVSSVIHVCADLGHLAKGEQLLAQCFKMGFLSNYVVSSAVIDLYSMCGRLDNSIRLFQEMDRWDSALFNSMASTYARSGLVHEALRLFVLALRKEIRPTGFTFASILRSSSCFGLTEQGTQIHCLVFKLGFEADLIVSSALADMYTKLGSTESAMKIFSAMATKDLVFWNTMIMGLARNGQGTEALRIFKEMQESGNKPDRITLVGVLSACSHEGMVHEGKRVFSSMEKRYRVVRGLEHYNCMVDMMGRAGRLREAMEIIETMPRKPIAATWELLLEACRIHRNVRLEEIVAEKVMELKPRSSLPYFVLGRMYGTRGRWDSMARVWKTMRERGVKKVSGCSWICIRNLVFVFKSDQILHYGGEETYLVLRLLCWEMEGEGYVPEQHAEFEDQEE; via the coding sequence GTGCATCTCCAATGGCTTGTTCGATGAGGCCTCTGAACTGCTCTACGAAATGCAAGAACTCGGCGCGAGGTTCAGCGAGTACACGCTGTCCCTCGCTGCCTCCTGTGTCTCCGATGCTCGGCACGCCAAACAAGTGCACGGGTTTCTCATCCGTAGCGGCTCGAATTCATCGAACACCGTGGTTGGCAATGCACTTATTGATATGTATGGAAGGGTTGGAGTCGTCGGTTACGCTTGCGGTGTCTTTCGAGCCATGGAGGACCTCGATGTCATCTCTTGGAATTCGATGATCTCGGTTTACGGCAACTCAGGTCATGGTGAGAAGGCATTGGAGTGTTTCCGTTCGATGAGAGCTCATGGGTTTCCAATTGATGAGTTCACGGTGTCGTCGGTGATCCATGTTTGCGCCGACCTTGGGCATTTGGCCAAGGGTGAGCAACTTTTGGCCCAGTGCTTCAAGATGGGATTCCTTTCGAATTATGTAGTTTCTAGTGCTGTTATTGACCTGTATTCCATGTGTGGCAGACTGGACAATTCAATCCGGCTCTTCCAAGAAATGGACAGATGGGATTCGGCGCTCTTCAACTCCATGGCATCAACCTATGCACGAAGCGGGCTTGTGCATGAAGCTCTGAGGCTCTTTGTGCTGGCTCTGAGGAAGGAAATCAGGCCGACGGGATTCACCTTTGCAAGTATTCTGCGTTCAAGTTCCTGTTTTGGGTTGACCGAGCAGGGAACGCAGATCCACTGTTTGGTTTTTAAATTGGGTTTTGAGGCAGATTTGATTGTTTCTAGTGCTCTTGCAGACATGTATACTAAGTTAGGATCGACGGAATCAGCTATGAAAATTTTCTCAGCAATGGCTACCAAGGACTTGGTCTTCTGGAATACCATGATCATGGGCTTAGCTCGAAATGGGCAAGGCACAGAAGCTCTAAGAATCTTCAAAGAAATGCAAGAGAGTGGTAATAAACCTGATAGAATTACTCTTGTCGGTGTTTTATCTGCTTGCAGTCATGAAGGCATGGTCCATGAAGGAAAGAGAGTATTTTCATCCATGGAGAAGAGATATCGGGTGGTACGAGGTCTGGAGCACTATAACTGCATGGTGGACATGATGGGCCGTGCAGGGAGGCTGAGAGAGGCAATGGAGATTATAGAGACTATGCCTCGCAAGCCTATTGCAGCAACATGGGAATTGCTTCTTGAAGCTTGCAGGATTCACAGGAATGTGCGGCTGGAAGAAATAGTTGCAGAGAAAGTGATGGAGTTGAAGCCTCGCTCGTcacttccttattttgtattagGTCGGATGTATGGTACAAGAGGGAGGTGGGACAGCATGGCTCGAGTGTGGAAGACCATGCGAGAGAGAGGTGTGAAGAAGGTCAGTGGATGCAGTTGGATTTGCATCAGAAATCTTGTCTTTGTTTTTAAATCTGATCAGATATTGCATTATGGAGGGGAAGAGACATACCTGGTGTTGCGTTTGTTGTGTTGGGAGATGGAGGGTGAGGGATATGTTCCTGAACAGCATGCAGAATTTGAGGATCAAGAAGAGTGA